In one Corynebacterium bovis DSM 20582 = CIP 54.80 genomic region, the following are encoded:
- a CDS encoding alanine racemase, producing the protein MTAPTAPGAADAARRAELAAALDRVRARIAAAGGADLLPVTKFHPAGDLALLADLGVRAVGENREQEARAKHDSFGGVPALHMIGQVQTKKANAVARWAAAVHTVDSARLVAALDRGVALALERGDRAPADDRLPVLLQWSADGDAARGGAVAGDLDALADAVAATRHLSLRGLMCVPPRGVEPGPVFARGRRLLDAVADRVDGGPVYSAGMSGDLEAAVAEGATLVRVGTDIMGPRPVA; encoded by the coding sequence ATGACCGCCCCGACAGCCCCGGGCGCCGCGGACGCCGCCCGGCGGGCCGAGCTCGCGGCGGCGCTCGACCGCGTCCGCGCGCGGATCGCCGCGGCCGGTGGCGCGGACCTGCTGCCGGTGACGAAGTTCCACCCGGCCGGGGACCTCGCGCTGCTCGCGGACCTCGGGGTCCGTGCCGTGGGGGAGAACCGGGAGCAGGAGGCGCGGGCGAAACACGACAGCTTCGGCGGGGTCCCCGCGCTCCACATGATCGGCCAGGTGCAGACGAAGAAGGCGAACGCCGTCGCGCGGTGGGCCGCCGCGGTCCACACCGTCGACTCCGCCCGCCTCGTCGCCGCCCTCGACCGGGGCGTGGCCCTCGCGCTCGAGCGGGGGGACCGGGCGCCCGCGGACGACCGGCTGCCGGTGCTGCTCCAGTGGAGCGCCGACGGGGACGCCGCGCGGGGCGGGGCCGTCGCCGGGGACCTCGACGCCCTCGCCGACGCCGTCGCCGCGACGCGGCACCTCAGCCTCCGGGGGCTCATGTGCGTCCCGCCGCGGGGCGTGGAACCCGGTCCGGTCTTCGCCCGGGGCCGCCGGCTCCTCGACGCGGTCGCCGACCGGGTCGACGGTGGGCCGGTGTACTCCGCGGGGATGAGCGGCGACCTCGAGGCCGCCGTCGCGGAGGGGGCGACGCTGGTGCGTGTCGGAACGGACATCATGGGTCCGAGACCCGTAGCCTGA
- a CDS encoding YggT family protein, with amino-acid sequence MAALSVLVVVQVYTFVLLARVIIEMIQSFSRQWRPSKAFSVIAEPLFVVTDPPVKLLRRLIPPVRLGGVALDVSVLVLFFILQIVLRILVSVLAG; translated from the coding sequence ATGGCAGCCCTCTCCGTCCTCGTCGTCGTGCAGGTCTACACGTTCGTCCTGCTCGCCCGGGTCATCATCGAGATGATCCAGTCCTTCTCGCGCCAGTGGCGCCCGTCGAAGGCGTTCAGCGTCATCGCCGAGCCGCTCTTCGTCGTCACCGACCCGCCGGTGAAGCTGCTGCGGCGTCTCATCCCGCCGGTCCGGCTCGGCGGGGTGGCGCTCGACGTGTCCGTCCTCGTGCTCTTCTTCATCCTCCAGATCGTGCTGAGGATCCTCGTCTCCGTCCTCGCCGGGTGA
- the pgeF gene encoding peptidoglycan editing factor PgeF has translation MASTSPTSSEPPVRPGEGDGRPVRKVFTDRTGGVSREPYGSFNLGDHVGDDPAAVAANRSRLASVLGLDDDRLVFMEQIHSPTVTEVTADMVGRGPVPATDALVTTVRRAALVVLTADCVPVLLSDGEAGVVAAVHAGRMGARNGVLTRTVRMMEELGAVPARIHALMGAAAGGDSYEVPGHMADDVERHLPGSRTRTSAGTPGLDLRAGLTRQLLSLGVRLIDADPRDTITETSLFSHRREGVTGRQAGVVWLT, from the coding sequence ATGGCCTCGACGTCTCCGACTTCTTCTGAGCCGCCGGTGCGGCCCGGCGAGGGGGACGGCCGCCCCGTCCGCAAGGTCTTCACCGACCGCACCGGCGGGGTGTCCCGCGAGCCCTACGGCAGCTTCAACCTCGGTGACCACGTCGGCGACGACCCCGCGGCCGTCGCCGCGAACCGGTCCCGGCTGGCCTCCGTCCTCGGCCTCGACGACGACCGCCTCGTCTTCATGGAGCAGATCCACTCGCCGACGGTGACCGAGGTCACCGCGGACATGGTCGGCCGCGGGCCGGTCCCCGCGACCGACGCCCTCGTGACGACGGTCCGCCGCGCGGCGCTCGTCGTCCTCACGGCCGACTGCGTGCCCGTGCTGCTCTCCGACGGTGAGGCCGGGGTCGTCGCGGCGGTGCACGCCGGCCGCATGGGCGCGCGCAACGGCGTGCTCACCCGCACCGTGCGCATGATGGAGGAGCTCGGCGCCGTGCCCGCGCGGATCCACGCCCTCATGGGCGCGGCCGCCGGCGGCGACTCCTACGAGGTCCCGGGGCACATGGCCGACGACGTCGAGCGCCACCTCCCCGGGTCGCGGACCCGCACGTCCGCCGGGACGCCCGGGCTCGACCTCCGGGCCGGGCTCACCCGCCAGCTGCTCTCCCTCGGGGTGCGGCTCATCGACGCCGACCCGCGGGACACGATCACCGAGACGTCGTTGTTCTCCCACCGTCGGGAGGGCGTGACCGGCCGGCAGGCCGGGGTGGTGTGGCTGACATGA
- the sepF gene encoding cell division protein SepF, protein MANGMNKFKEFFGLGDVDQYKDPYYGDEFGETPRHDHRDARDDYAEADPAPRRSSRYADREAYPADDADRGYGRDRYSRYDRYDRYDRAEPAVDAVAVPAAAPARTAEPRVTSIALSGVHNTEELAVEARTGDIVVFNLAALEQGDARRVLDFSAGLAKGLGATVKKLAGVRNFVFIPAGVSLDQSQLDQLVES, encoded by the coding sequence ATGGCGAACGGAATGAACAAGTTCAAGGAGTTCTTCGGGCTGGGCGACGTCGACCAGTACAAGGACCCGTACTACGGCGACGAGTTCGGCGAGACGCCCCGCCACGACCACCGGGATGCCCGGGACGACTACGCCGAGGCCGACCCGGCCCCGCGGCGCAGCTCCCGGTACGCGGACCGTGAGGCGTACCCCGCGGACGACGCCGACCGCGGGTACGGCCGGGACCGCTACAGCCGGTACGACCGCTACGACCGGTACGACCGGGCCGAGCCGGCGGTCGACGCCGTCGCCGTGCCTGCCGCGGCCCCGGCGCGGACGGCCGAGCCGCGGGTGACGAGCATCGCCCTGAGCGGCGTGCACAACACCGAGGAGCTCGCCGTCGAGGCCCGGACCGGCGACATCGTCGTGTTCAACCTCGCCGCCCTCGAGCAGGGTGACGCGCGGCGCGTGCTCGACTTCAGCGCGGGCCTGGCCAAGGGCCTGGGTGCGACCGTCAAGAAGCTCGCGGGTGTCCGCAACTTCGTGTTCATCCCGGCGGGTGTGAGCCTCGACCAGAGTCAGCTCGACCAGCTCGTCGAGAGCTGA